A genomic region of Microtus ochrogaster isolate Prairie Vole_2 chromosome 15, MicOch1.0, whole genome shotgun sequence contains the following coding sequences:
- the Nptxr gene encoding neuronal pentraxin receptor, with product ALPGEPAASVFPPPPGPLLSRFLCTPLAAACPSGAEQGDAAGERAELLLLQSTAEQLRQTALQQEARIRADRDTIRELTGKLGRCESGLPRGLQDAGPRRDTMADGAWDSPALLLELEDAVRALRDRIERIEQELPARGNLSLASAPAVPNSLHSKMDELEGQLLAKVLALEKERAALSHGSHQQRQEVEKELDALQGRVAELEHGSSAYSPPDAFKVSIPIRNNYMYARIRKALPELYAFTACMWLRSRSGGTGQGTPFSYSVPGQANEIVLLEAGPEPMELLINDKVAQLPLSLKDSNWHHICIAWTTRDGLWSAYQDGELRGSGENLAAWHPIKPHGILILGQEQDTLGGRFDATQAFVGDIAQFNLWDHALTPAQVLGMANCTGPLMGNVLPWEDKLVEAFGGAKKASFDVCKGRAKA from the exons GCATTGCCCGGGGAGCCTGCTGCCAGCGTCTTCCCGCCGCCACCCGGGCCGCTGCTCAGCCGCTTCCTCTGCACGCCGCTAGCCGCTGCCTGCCCGTCGGGGGCTGAACAGGGGGACGCGGCGGGCGAGCGCGCGGAACTGCTGCTACTGCAGAGCACGGCGGAGCAGCTGCGCCAGACGGCGCTGCAGCAGGAGGCGCGCATCCGCGCAGATCGGGACACCATCCGCGAGCTCACCGGCAAGCTGGGCCGCTGCGAGAGCGGCCTGCCGCGCGGCCTCCAGGACGCCGGGCCGCGCCGCGACACCATGGCCGACGGCGCCTGGGACTCACCAGCGttgctcctggagctggaggacGCGGTGCGCGCGCTGCGGGACCGCATCGAGCGCATCGAG CAGGAGCTCCCAGCCCGTGGGAACCTTTCCTTGGCATCGGCCCCAGCTGTGCCCAACTCCCTGCACTCCAAGATGGACGAGCTAGAAGGGCAGCTGCTGGCAAAGGTGCTGGCACTGGAGAAGGAACGCGCTGCCCTCAGTCACGGCAGCCACCAGCAGCGacaggaggtggagaaagagcTGGATGCCCTGCAGGGCCGCGTGGCAGAGCTGGAGCATG GGTCCTCGGCCTACAGTCCCCCAGATGCCTTCAAGGTCAGCATTCCCATCCGCAACAACTACATGTATGCCCGCATTCGCAAGGCGCTCCCGGAACTCTACGCCTTCACTGCCTGCATGTGGCTACGCTCCCGATCGGGTGGCACCGGCCAGGGCACCCCTTTCTCCTACTCGGTGCCTGGCCAAGCCAATGAGATCGTGCTGCTAGAGGCCGGCCCTGAGCCAATGGAACTGCTGATCAATGACAAG GTGGCCCAGCTGCCTCTGAGCCTGAAGGACAGCAATTGGCACCATATCTGCATTGCCTGGACTACCAGGGATGGCCTGTGGTCTGCATACCAGGATGGTGAACTGCGGGGCTCTGGTGAGAACCTGGCAGCCTGGCACCCCATCAAGCCACACGGTATCCTTATCCTGGGCCAAGAACAG GATACCTTGGGGGGCCGATTTGATGCCACCCAGGCCTTCGTTGGTGACATTGCACAGTTCAACCTGTGGGACCATGCCCTGACACCTGCCCAGGTCCTAGGCATGGCCAACTGCACTGGACCACTGATGGGCAATGTCCTCCCCTGGGAGGATAAGCTGGTGGAGGCCTTTGGAGGTGCGAAGAAGGCCTCCTTTGATGTCTGCAAGGGGAGGGCCAAGGCATGA